From Carassius auratus strain Wakin chromosome 1, ASM336829v1, whole genome shotgun sequence, the proteins below share one genomic window:
- the htra3a gene encoding serine protease HTRA3a isoform X2, protein METSQTWHMNCFSQLGNMQAILFAAAVLFAHDLAVAEPKTKCPSKCDVSKCPSPSCPSGYVPDYCNCCLVCSLGEGAPCGRKDDAPCGDGLECTFPPGKRFSKGVCQCKTTHRVCGSDGKTYGNVCKMRAAARKAQQRGLPIISQTHKGPCAPLSSGPAHLNSPRYKFNFIADVVEKIAPAVVHVELFLNHPLFGRHVPLSSGSGFIMTRSGLIVTNAHVVASSAPVTGRQNLRVQLHDGQTYEASIRDIDKKSDIATIKINPKKKLPVLSLGQSADLRPGEFVVAIGSPFALQNTVTTGIVSTTLRDGKELGIHDSDMDYIQTDAIINYGNSGGPLVNLDGEVIGINTLKVTAGISFAIPSDRISKFLDESNDKEQKDLKVPKKRFIGIKMVTLTENVVQGLKWYNSDFPDIGSGILVHEVVPDSPAQKGGLETGDVIVKLNGHPLVNTGELQEALQEDMPLLLEVRRGNDDLLFNIEPHVLMQ, encoded by the exons ATGGAAACATCTCAAACTTGGCACATGAACTGTTTCTCTCAACTCGGAAACATGCAGGCAATCCTGTTTGCAGCCGCTGTGCTCTTTGCGCACGACCTCGCCGTGGCCGAGCCGAAGACGAAATGTCCATCTAAGTGTGATGTGAGTAAATGTCCGAGTCCGAGCTGCCCGAGCGGGTACGTGCCCGACTACTGCAACTGCTGTCTGGTGTGCAGCCTGGGCGAGGGCGCGCCGTGCGGTCGGAAGGACGATGCTCCGTGTGGCGACGGGCTAGAATGTACATTTCCACCCGGTAAGCGATTTTCCAAAGGTGTTTGCCAGTGTAAGACAACTCATAGAGTGTGTGGCAGCGACGGAAAGACCTACGGAAATGTGTGCAAGATGAGGGCAGCCGCGCGTAAAGCGCAACAGCGAGGGCTCCCCATAATATCCCAAACGCATAAGGGTCCATGTGCACCATTGAGCTCAG GTCCTGCACATCTGAACAGCCCAAGATACAAGTTTAACTTTATCGCTGATGTGGTGGAGAAGATTGCCCCGGCTGTGGTACATGTCGAGCTCTTCCTGAA CCATCCACTCTTTGGTCGTCATGTACCTTTGTCAAGCGGTTCTGGATTCATAATGACACGGTCCGGTCTGATTGTGACCAATGCTCATGTGGTTGCTAGCAGTGCACCAGTTACCGGCCGTCAAAATCTACGAGTGCAGCTACACGATGGCCAGACATACGAGGCCTCCATCAGAGACATCGACAAGAAATCTGACATCGCAACTATCAAAATTAACCCGAAG AAAAAGTTGCCAGTGTTGTCACTGGGTCAGTCTGCTGACCTGAGGCCCGGTGAGTTTGTGGTTGCCATTGGCAGTCCATTTGCGCTTCAGAACACAGTCACAACAGGCATCGTCAGCACAACACTGAGAGATGGAAAAGAGCTCGGCATCCATGACTCTGACATGGATTACATCCAGACTGACGCTATCATCAAT TATGGAAACTCAGGAGGTCCACTTGTTAATCTG GATGGTGAGGTGATCGGAATAAACACACTAAAAGTCACAGCAGGGATCTCTTTTGCAATTCCGTCAGACCGAATCAGTAAATTCCTTGATGAATCTAATGATAAAGAGCAGAAAG ATCTAAAAGTCCCCAAGAAAAGGTTTATTGGAATCAAAATGGTCACTTTAACAGAGAA CGTAGTCCAGGGGTTAAAATGGTATAATTCAGACTTTCCAGATATCGGCAGTGGAATTCTTGTCCATGAAGTTGTCCCAGACTCCCCAGCTCAGAA AGGTGGGCTCGAAACAGGTGATGTCATAGTGAAGCTAAACGGCCATCCTTTGGTCAACACTGGAGAATTACAGGAGGCGCTTCAGGAAGACATGCCCCTCCTTCTGGAAGTTCGGCGTGGTAATGATGATCTACTATTTAACATTGAGCCTCATGTCCTCATGCAGTGA
- the htra3a gene encoding serine protease HTRA3a isoform X1, translated as METSQTWHMNCFSQLGNMQAILFAAAVLFAHDLAVAEPKTKCPSKCDVSKCPSPSCPSGYVPDYCNCCLVCSLGEGAPCGRKDDAPCGDGLECTFPPGKRFSKGVCQCKTTHRVCGSDGKTYGNVCKMRAAARKAQQRGLPIISQTHKGPCAPLSSGPAHLNSPRYKFNFIADVVEKIAPAVVHVELFLNHPLFGRHVPLSSGSGFIMTRSGLIVTNAHVVASSAPVTGRQNLRVQLHDGQTYEASIRDIDKKSDIATIKINPKKKLPVLSLGQSADLRPGEFVVAIGSPFALQNTVTTGIVSTTLRDGKELGIHDSDMDYIQTDAIINYGNSGGPLVNLDGEVIGINTLKVTAGISFAIPSDRISKFLDESNDKEQKVKQRVVRTNFTQSQAMKTAPDLKVPKKRFIGIKMVTLTENVVQGLKWYNSDFPDIGSGILVHEVVPDSPAQKGGLETGDVIVKLNGHPLVNTGELQEALQEDMPLLLEVRRGNDDLLFNIEPHVLMQ; from the exons ATGGAAACATCTCAAACTTGGCACATGAACTGTTTCTCTCAACTCGGAAACATGCAGGCAATCCTGTTTGCAGCCGCTGTGCTCTTTGCGCACGACCTCGCCGTGGCCGAGCCGAAGACGAAATGTCCATCTAAGTGTGATGTGAGTAAATGTCCGAGTCCGAGCTGCCCGAGCGGGTACGTGCCCGACTACTGCAACTGCTGTCTGGTGTGCAGCCTGGGCGAGGGCGCGCCGTGCGGTCGGAAGGACGATGCTCCGTGTGGCGACGGGCTAGAATGTACATTTCCACCCGGTAAGCGATTTTCCAAAGGTGTTTGCCAGTGTAAGACAACTCATAGAGTGTGTGGCAGCGACGGAAAGACCTACGGAAATGTGTGCAAGATGAGGGCAGCCGCGCGTAAAGCGCAACAGCGAGGGCTCCCCATAATATCCCAAACGCATAAGGGTCCATGTGCACCATTGAGCTCAG GTCCTGCACATCTGAACAGCCCAAGATACAAGTTTAACTTTATCGCTGATGTGGTGGAGAAGATTGCCCCGGCTGTGGTACATGTCGAGCTCTTCCTGAA CCATCCACTCTTTGGTCGTCATGTACCTTTGTCAAGCGGTTCTGGATTCATAATGACACGGTCCGGTCTGATTGTGACCAATGCTCATGTGGTTGCTAGCAGTGCACCAGTTACCGGCCGTCAAAATCTACGAGTGCAGCTACACGATGGCCAGACATACGAGGCCTCCATCAGAGACATCGACAAGAAATCTGACATCGCAACTATCAAAATTAACCCGAAG AAAAAGTTGCCAGTGTTGTCACTGGGTCAGTCTGCTGACCTGAGGCCCGGTGAGTTTGTGGTTGCCATTGGCAGTCCATTTGCGCTTCAGAACACAGTCACAACAGGCATCGTCAGCACAACACTGAGAGATGGAAAAGAGCTCGGCATCCATGACTCTGACATGGATTACATCCAGACTGACGCTATCATCAAT TATGGAAACTCAGGAGGTCCACTTGTTAATCTG GATGGTGAGGTGATCGGAATAAACACACTAAAAGTCACAGCAGGGATCTCTTTTGCAATTCCGTCAGACCGAATCAGTAAATTCCTTGATGAATCTAATGATAAAGAGCAGAAAG TCAAACAAAGGGTAGTCAGGACAAACTTCACACAGTCTCAAGCTATGAAGACTGCCCCAG ATCTAAAAGTCCCCAAGAAAAGGTTTATTGGAATCAAAATGGTCACTTTAACAGAGAA CGTAGTCCAGGGGTTAAAATGGTATAATTCAGACTTTCCAGATATCGGCAGTGGAATTCTTGTCCATGAAGTTGTCCCAGACTCCCCAGCTCAGAA AGGTGGGCTCGAAACAGGTGATGTCATAGTGAAGCTAAACGGCCATCCTTTGGTCAACACTGGAGAATTACAGGAGGCGCTTCAGGAAGACATGCCCCTCCTTCTGGAAGTTCGGCGTGGTAATGATGATCTACTATTTAACATTGAGCCTCATGTCCTCATGCAGTGA
- the rab33bb gene encoding ras-related protein Rab-33B, which yields MDSSIESSGSSTGNPVRCRRTCKIIVIGDAGVGKTCLTHRFCTGQFPSRTEATIGVDFREKILEFEGEKIKIQLWDTAGQERFRKSMVQHYYRNVHGIVFVFDVTNPSSFCNLPLWMDECRQHSLGLDIPRALVCNKTDLVPSTTASVLIAQARHLAEAHGMSFYLTSAKGLKGDQVDRIFVTLAQRLKSQRRENVNECVLQCRSESFNIPARVVTAQESKKKWACIC from the exons ATGGATTCGTCCATAGAGAGCTCCGGTTCATCGACCGGTAACCCGGTGCGCTGCCGTCGTACCTGTAAGATCATTGTGATTGGAGATGCCGGTGTCGGTAAGACCTGTCTGACTCACCGCTTCTGTACCGGACAGTTTCCCAGCCGAACAGAGGCTACGATCGGGGTGGATTTTCGTGAGAAAATTCTCGAGTTCGAAGGCGAGAAAATCAAA ATACAGCTCTGGGACACGGCAGGTCAGGAGCGTTTTCGTAAAAGCATGGTGCAGCACTACTATCGCAATGTGCATGGAATTGTCTTTGTCTTTGATGTCACTAACCCGTCTAGTTTCTGCAATCTTCCCTTGTGGATGGACGAGTGTCGTCAGCACTCTCTTGGTCTGGATATACCCCGTGCCCTCGTTTGCAACAAGACCGATCTGGTCCCTTCCACGACTGCTTCTGTGTTAATCGCTCAGGCTCGTCATTTGGCTGAAGCCCACGGAATGTCTTTTTATCTTACTTCAGCAAAAGGTCTCAAAGGGGACCAGGTGGACCGCATCTTTGTGACATTGGCACAGAGGTTGAAGAGCCAGAGAAGGGAGAATGTGAACGAATGTGTCTTACAGTGCAGATCTGAGAGCTTCAATATCCCAGCAAGAGTCGTAACAGCACAAGAGAGCAAGAAGAAATGGGCCTGCATCTGCTAA